The Salvelinus sp. IW2-2015 linkage group LG15, ASM291031v2, whole genome shotgun sequence genome includes a region encoding these proteins:
- the LOC111974671 gene encoding serine/threonine-protein phosphatase PP1-gamma catalytic subunit A, translating to MADVDKLNIDSIIQRLLEVRGAKPGKNVQLQENEIRGLCLKSREIFLSQPILLELEAPLKICGDIHGQYYDLLRLFEYGGFPPESNYLFLGDYVDRGKQSLETICLLLAYKIKYPENFFLLRGNHECASINRIYGFYDECKRRYNIKLWKTFTDCFNCLPIAAIVDEKIFCCHGGLSPDLQSMEQIRRVMRPTDVPDQGLLCDLLWSDPDKDVLGWGENDRGVSFTFGSEVVAKFLHKHDLDLICRAHQVVEDGYEFFAKRQLVTLFSAPNYCGEFDNAGAMMSVDETLMCSFQILKPAEKKKPNGSRPVTPPRNMVTKQGKK from the exons ATGGCSGATGTTGACAAACTCAACATAGACAGTATCATCCAGCGTCTTTTAGAGG TCAGGGGAGCAAAGCCTGGTAAGAATGTGCAGCTGCAGGAGAACGAGATCCGAGGATTGTGCCTCAAGTCCAGGGAGATATTTCTCAGCCAACCTATCCTTCTTGAACTTGAAGCCCCCCTCAAGATCTGTG GTGACATCCATGGGCAATATTACGACTTATTGAGGCTGTTTGAGTATGGGGGCTTCCCTCCTGAGAGCAACTACCTATTTCTGGGAGACTATGTGGACAGAGGGAAGCAGTCTCTGGAGACCATCTGTCTGCTTCTGGCCTACAAAATCAAATACCCGGAGAACTTCTTCCTGCTGAGAGGGAATCATGAGTGCGCCTCCATCAACAGAATATATGGATTCTATGATGAGT GTAAAAGAAGGTACAACATCAAGCTCTGGAAAACATTTACAGATTGCTTTAACTGCCTCCCTATTGCTGCCATTGTTGATGAGAAGATCTTCTGTTGCCATGGAG GGTTGTCACCAGACCTCCAGTCCATGGAGCAGATCAGGCGCGTCATGCGGCCCACCGACGTCCCCGACCAGGGCCTCCTGTGTGACCTGCTCTGGTCAGATCCAGACAAGGATGTCCTCGGCTGGGGAGAGAATGACAGAGGCGTCTCATTCACTTTTGGCTCAGAAGTGGTGGCAAAGTTCCTGCACAAACATGATTTGGATCTGATCTGTCGCGCCCATCAG GTTGTTGAGGACGGCTATGAGTTCTTCGCCAAGCGACAGCTTGTGACTTTATTCTCAGCACCCAACTACTGCGGGGAGTTTGACAATGCTGGTGCTATGATGAGTGTGGATGAGACCCTCATGTGCTCTTTTCAG ATTTTGAAGCCCGCTGAGAAGAAGAAGCCGAATGGCAGCCGTCCAGTTACACCCCCACGGAACATGGTCACCAAGCAAGGCAAGAAATAA